One segment of Candidatus Nitrospira nitrosa DNA contains the following:
- a CDS encoding D-alanine--D-alanine ligase family protein gives MKRLRVLVLMHEDLVPPEQVSGHDLQSVAWRTEYDVVTTLKKLGHDVYPLGVKSDLSVIQAAIDQWKPDIAFNLLEEFDGVAVYDQHVVSYLELLHMPYTGCNPRGLMLARDKVLTKKVLAFHRIPYPDFMDVPQGRVAKRPKQLTFPLIVKSVSEEASLGISQASIVEDDDKLSERVAFIHNSVGSGALVERYIEGRELYVGIIGNGHLQVLPVWELIMDKLPEDAKRIATERVKWSPKYQEKYGITSREAAHLPDGKAQEIQDLTKRVYRALGLSGYARIDMRMDAEGQLYVLEANPNPQIAEDEDFADSAKETGYAYTELLQELLNVGLRWRPAKAA, from the coding sequence GTGAAGCGACTGCGCGTACTCGTCCTGATGCATGAGGATCTCGTCCCACCCGAGCAGGTGAGTGGGCACGATCTCCAGTCGGTTGCCTGGCGAACGGAATATGATGTCGTCACGACGTTGAAGAAACTGGGCCATGATGTATATCCACTCGGCGTCAAGAGCGATCTCAGTGTGATCCAGGCTGCCATTGATCAGTGGAAACCGGATATCGCCTTCAATCTACTGGAGGAGTTTGACGGCGTGGCGGTCTATGATCAGCACGTGGTGTCGTACCTGGAACTGCTGCACATGCCGTACACCGGTTGTAACCCCCGGGGCCTCATGCTGGCACGGGACAAGGTCCTGACTAAGAAAGTATTGGCCTTCCATCGGATCCCCTACCCCGACTTCATGGATGTCCCACAAGGACGGGTCGCCAAACGACCAAAACAGCTGACCTTCCCACTAATCGTCAAATCAGTCAGCGAAGAAGCCTCGTTGGGGATTTCTCAAGCCTCCATCGTGGAAGACGACGACAAGCTGAGTGAGCGCGTTGCCTTCATCCATAACAGCGTAGGGAGTGGGGCCTTGGTGGAACGCTATATCGAAGGTCGTGAGCTGTACGTGGGCATCATCGGTAACGGACATCTCCAAGTGTTGCCTGTATGGGAATTGATCATGGACAAGCTACCAGAGGACGCCAAACGCATTGCAACCGAGCGGGTGAAATGGAGTCCGAAGTATCAGGAGAAGTATGGCATTACCTCACGAGAAGCCGCCCACCTGCCGGATGGCAAAGCTCAGGAAATTCAAGATTTGACCAAGCGAGTCTACCGTGCGCTTGGATTGAGCGGCTATGCTCGAATTGATATGAGAATGGACGCCGAGGGGCAACTCTATGTCCTGGAAGCCAATCCGAATCCTCAAATTGCAGAAGACGAAGACTTCGCCGATTCGGCCAAGGAGACAGGCTACGCCTACACTGAACTGCTGCAAGAACTCCTGAACGTCGGACTCCGCTGGCGCCCTGCCAAAGCGGCATGA
- a CDS encoding putative zinc-binding metallopeptidase, which produces MDRMISDILKTPVTSHDEAPWASWADEALLDLPMCDLQIGLKGSFVEQPIAELIQELGQRGLQFRPHFWLSNEWFTPDGVPGIAVPFYLAHPRLAKLEQTQMLEVEGGTTEWCLRILRHEAGHAIENAYKIRRRKTRQDMFGKSSQRYPLYYSPRPYSRSFVRHLDLWYAQSHPDEDFAETFAVWLTPDSLWEERYRGWPVLKKLRYVDGLMKEIADAPPCVTTQEEVDALPTIKKTLREHYERKRRHYGVDRHLQYDPDLKRLFSTLPNHAHKMSAATFLNRFRREVRKKVASWTGEYQYTIDQVLEDMIRRCRELNLRVPMAEEQAKLDFTILLTVHTMNFLRSGRHRVAL; this is translated from the coding sequence ATGGACCGCATGATATCCGACATACTCAAGACTCCGGTCACCAGCCATGATGAAGCCCCGTGGGCATCATGGGCCGACGAGGCGCTCTTGGATCTGCCGATGTGTGATTTACAGATCGGGCTGAAGGGCAGTTTTGTCGAGCAACCGATCGCAGAGCTGATCCAAGAACTGGGACAGCGTGGACTTCAATTCCGCCCTCACTTTTGGCTGTCGAATGAGTGGTTTACCCCCGACGGAGTGCCCGGCATTGCCGTTCCCTTTTACCTCGCTCATCCGCGATTGGCGAAACTTGAACAAACACAGATGTTGGAAGTGGAAGGCGGGACAACCGAGTGGTGTTTGCGGATTCTCCGCCATGAAGCCGGACACGCCATCGAGAACGCCTACAAGATCCGCCGCCGGAAAACCAGGCAGGATATGTTTGGAAAGTCCTCGCAACGGTATCCGCTCTATTACTCGCCACGGCCCTACAGCCGCAGTTTCGTCCGTCATCTCGATTTGTGGTACGCACAAAGCCATCCCGATGAGGATTTCGCTGAGACCTTCGCCGTCTGGTTGACGCCGGACTCGCTCTGGGAGGAGCGCTATCGAGGATGGCCGGTCCTGAAAAAACTTCGATATGTGGACGGGCTCATGAAGGAGATCGCCGACGCGCCGCCCTGTGTGACCACGCAAGAAGAAGTAGATGCGCTGCCCACCATCAAGAAGACACTGAGAGAGCATTACGAACGCAAACGGAGACATTATGGAGTCGATCGGCATCTCCAATATGACCCCGATCTCAAACGACTCTTCTCCACCTTACCGAATCATGCCCATAAGATGAGCGCCGCCACCTTTCTCAACCGCTTCCGCCGAGAGGTACGAAAAAAAGTTGCGAGCTGGACCGGCGAATATCAATACACCATCGATCAAGTGCTGGAGGATATGATTCGACGTTGTCGAGAACTCAACCTTCGAGTCCCCATGGCGGAAGAACAGGCCAAACTCGATTTTACGATTTTACTGACGGTCCATACCATGAACTTTCTCCGAAGTGGACGACATCGGGTGGCCTTGTGA
- a CDS encoding arsenate reductase/protein-tyrosine-phosphatase family protein, with protein sequence MAPSILFVCTGNVFRSVAAEYALRAQLGQTSGYHVKSAGIDAKAQKIHPVILNRLRLKGTDASAHVPQILTKELIQRSDLVIAMGLGHREFIQAKFGVNAPLFNEIAFGEDSPILDLHEALPNWERDIVEAREYVESVIDHIWDSTPALMARLSQFP encoded by the coding sequence ATGGCCCCATCGATTCTCTTCGTCTGTACCGGTAATGTCTTCCGAAGCGTGGCCGCCGAATATGCGTTGCGAGCTCAACTCGGTCAAACATCCGGCTATCACGTCAAATCAGCGGGCATCGACGCCAAGGCCCAAAAGATTCATCCCGTGATTCTCAACCGGCTGCGCCTCAAAGGCACCGATGCATCCGCCCATGTCCCCCAAATACTGACAAAGGAATTGATTCAACGGAGTGATCTCGTGATCGCCATGGGTCTGGGCCATCGCGAATTTATTCAGGCCAAGTTTGGGGTGAATGCCCCGCTGTTTAATGAGATCGCTTTCGGCGAAGACTCGCCGATTCTCGACCTCCACGAAGCCCTGCCGAACTGGGAACGGGATATCGTCGAAGCGCGGGAATATGTGGAGTCGGTCATCGACCACATCTGGGACTCCACACCGGCTCTGATGGCTCGGCTCTCCCAATTCCCCTAA
- the ttcA gene encoding tRNA 2-thiocytidine(32) synthetase TtcA encodes MSIPLVSKAVPKLDEATEKMQTRLCRLVGQAIADYRLIEEGDKVMVCLSGGKDSYGLLDILIILQQRAPIRFDLIAVNLDQRQPGFPEHVLPQYLTSREIPFHIEARDTYSIVKRLIPEGETTCSLCSRLRRGHLYRIATELGATKIALGHHRDDIVETLFLNLFYTGKLKAIPPKLRSKDGRHLVIRPLAFVKEADLARYAELRAFPIIPCDLCGSQEDLKRKKVKAFLRQWEQESPGCSDSIAAAISNVAPSLLMDSRLFDFASLTSTATDQSDGDVWLDHEPAPHEPVEASPQPLEFLR; translated from the coding sequence ATGAGCATACCACTGGTTTCAAAAGCTGTCCCTAAACTAGACGAAGCGACGGAGAAGATGCAAACACGCCTGTGCCGACTGGTCGGACAGGCCATTGCCGACTATCGCCTCATTGAGGAAGGCGATAAGGTGATGGTGTGCTTGTCCGGTGGAAAAGACAGTTATGGGTTGCTGGATATCCTGATCATTCTCCAGCAACGGGCGCCGATTCGGTTCGACCTGATCGCAGTGAATTTGGACCAACGTCAACCCGGCTTTCCGGAACACGTGCTTCCACAGTATCTCACCAGCCGAGAAATCCCCTTCCATATTGAAGCACGCGATACCTATTCGATCGTCAAGCGGCTTATTCCCGAAGGGGAGACGACTTGTTCACTCTGTTCCCGCCTCCGGCGAGGCCATCTCTATCGCATCGCAACGGAACTCGGCGCCACGAAGATTGCGTTAGGCCATCACCGGGACGACATCGTTGAAACCCTGTTCTTGAATCTCTTTTATACCGGCAAGCTGAAGGCCATTCCACCGAAGCTGCGCTCGAAGGACGGCCGACATCTCGTCATTCGCCCATTGGCTTTCGTCAAAGAAGCGGATCTGGCTCGATATGCGGAGTTGCGGGCCTTTCCGATCATTCCTTGCGATCTCTGTGGGTCACAGGAAGATTTGAAACGAAAAAAAGTGAAGGCGTTTCTCCGGCAATGGGAACAGGAGTCACCCGGTTGCTCCGACAGCATCGCGGCGGCTATTTCTAATGTTGCGCCGTCACTCCTGATGGATTCGCGCCTCTTTGATTTTGCTTCATTGACCTCAACGGCGACCGATCAATCTGACGGTGATGTCTGGCTGGATCATGAACCAGCTCCGCACGAGCCAGTCGAGGCCTCTCCACAGCCGCTTGAGTTTCTCCGTTAG
- a CDS encoding MerR family transcriptional regulator — protein MNKHRIHRVAKLTGLSKDVIRVWERRYSLVKPSRSANRYREYTDEDVSLFRFLKEELDRGQTIGGLAMEGRDSLLQRMHVSAIPKQQELVPHRSLLDELISRLDPLDKSRFEQQLNAAIAVIPFEEAVQRILLPLQRRVGELWHEGRVNIAVEHYVTKVIQQKLFSVMNQLPVNEFGPRVVVACPEGEYHEIGAQAATYLAAARGCHVYYLGPNLPLADLETLCERVRPDLILLSVTETKPEGGVHHLLHGLRTLSQRWPVAVGGQGACAIKHFLEDTSIELLDDLGALHTRLANLLSTHQRAFH, from the coding sequence ATGAATAAACATAGAATTCATAGAGTTGCGAAACTCACGGGACTTTCGAAGGATGTGATCAGGGTTTGGGAACGGAGGTATAGCCTCGTCAAACCTTCACGAAGCGCCAATCGCTATCGAGAATACACCGATGAGGACGTTTCTCTCTTCCGTTTCCTGAAAGAGGAGTTGGATCGCGGTCAGACAATCGGCGGGCTTGCGATGGAGGGACGAGACTCGCTCCTTCAGCGAATGCACGTCAGTGCAATCCCAAAACAGCAGGAGCTTGTCCCTCACCGCTCGCTGCTCGATGAGCTGATCTCTCGCCTTGATCCGCTTGATAAAAGTCGATTTGAACAGCAACTGAACGCAGCGATCGCGGTAATCCCGTTCGAAGAGGCCGTACAGCGGATTCTTCTCCCCCTACAGCGACGAGTGGGAGAACTGTGGCATGAAGGACGGGTGAATATCGCGGTAGAACATTACGTGACGAAGGTCATCCAGCAGAAATTATTCTCTGTGATGAACCAACTGCCGGTTAATGAGTTTGGCCCCCGCGTAGTAGTGGCTTGTCCCGAAGGCGAGTATCATGAAATCGGCGCGCAGGCCGCCACCTACCTCGCTGCCGCTCGCGGCTGCCATGTGTACTACCTAGGCCCCAATCTCCCGCTGGCGGATTTGGAGACGCTATGCGAACGCGTGCGTCCTGACCTCATTCTCTTGTCCGTAACTGAAACAAAACCAGAGGGAGGAGTACATCACTTGCTCCATGGCTTACGAACGCTCTCTCAACGCTGGCCTGTCGCCGTGGGTGGTCAGGGGGCCTGTGCAATAAAGCACTTCTTGGAGGATACAAGCATCGAGCTGCTTGATGATCTCGGAGCACTTCACACCCGTCTCGCAAATCTTCTCTCAACCCACCAGCGCGCGTTTCATTGA
- a CDS encoding formylglycine-generating enzyme family protein, protein MRRPALRQLAVGVVLTAGTITLATAADLPTSDKDMVLIPKGEFTMGSSEHADEAKHQVVLDAYLIDKYEASNARYKEFMKATSHPAPAYWDDPRLSKPTQPVVGVSWTDAHAFCKWDGKRLPTEAEWEHAAKGPDGDNHYPWGHKLDPKKANYGQNVGRTMPVDSYPEGVSGFGVYNMAGNVFEWVEDWYDLTYYKDSPALNPRGAEKGYNFANQGPVKVLRGGSWLAPETSLHTSHRFWNQPDNNSYGVGLGFRCAKSVVSISDEAVQSGREAFIQALVAMGAEKHAEALAAIDKALAADPGNPEYLATKELINKSLKKK, encoded by the coding sequence ATGCGGAGACCAGCGCTCAGACAATTAGCCGTGGGGGTCGTCCTTACGGCCGGGACGATCACTTTGGCCACAGCCGCCGACCTACCGACCAGCGACAAGGATATGGTGCTCATCCCGAAGGGCGAGTTCACCATGGGGAGCAGCGAACATGCGGATGAAGCCAAGCATCAGGTCGTCCTCGACGCCTATCTCATCGACAAGTATGAAGCCTCCAATGCCCGGTACAAAGAGTTTATGAAGGCCACCAGTCATCCCGCCCCCGCCTATTGGGACGATCCCCGTCTGAGTAAGCCCACCCAGCCGGTCGTCGGCGTCAGCTGGACCGACGCCCATGCCTTCTGCAAGTGGGACGGCAAGCGCCTGCCCACGGAGGCCGAGTGGGAACATGCGGCCAAAGGCCCCGACGGGGACAATCACTATCCCTGGGGCCACAAGCTGGACCCGAAGAAAGCCAACTATGGCCAGAACGTGGGCCGTACGATGCCGGTCGATTCATATCCGGAAGGGGTGAGCGGGTTTGGGGTGTACAACATGGCCGGCAACGTCTTCGAGTGGGTCGAGGATTGGTATGACCTGACCTACTACAAGGACAGTCCGGCGCTCAATCCCCGCGGGGCGGAGAAGGGCTACAACTTCGCCAATCAAGGGCCTGTGAAGGTCCTGCGGGGCGGGTCGTGGCTGGCCCCGGAGACCTCCCTGCATACGAGCCATCGCTTCTGGAATCAGCCGGACAACAACTCCTATGGGGTCGGATTGGGGTTCCGCTGTGCGAAGTCGGTCGTAAGCATCTCGGACGAAGCGGTGCAATCGGGCCGGGAGGCCTTCATCCAGGCGCTCGTCGCGATGGGGGCGGAAAAGCATGCCGAAGCCCTCGCGGCCATCGACAAGGCCTTGGCGGCTGATCCCGGCAACCCGGAATATCTGGCCACCAAAGAACTCATCAATAAAAGTCTGAAGAAAAAATAG
- a CDS encoding formylglycine-generating enzyme family protein, giving the protein MRRAKAAIGFMLIVGCLSITITAQADDSLIPANMVYIGYVPSVMGLDGGEPATASNSSAAYSQRNRTPASTFHDESPAHMVFLDPYLIDKYEVSNKNYKDFIKLTGHSAPAYWDDPRLNRPELPVVGVSWNDARTYCEYVSKRLPTEAEWEKAARGPHGNLYPWGNDFDPARANFGKTHEATMPVDSYPDGVSFYGLHHMAGNVFEWVSDWYDPRFYSRLEPMVNPTGPPKPVWIGGTGTYVDFLTLDEKRVIRGGSWIAPEATLRATHRFWNHPSNNSYGVGLGFRCAKSAPSEIELQIRQAHTTALMEMGREHFVEAQEAVARGLSIDPKHAELQELRLMIERAKKP; this is encoded by the coding sequence ATGAGAAGAGCCAAGGCGGCGATAGGATTCATGCTGATAGTAGGATGTCTGTCGATCACCATAACGGCACAGGCGGATGATTCCCTGATCCCGGCGAATATGGTGTACATAGGCTATGTCCCGTCGGTGATGGGTCTCGACGGAGGGGAGCCGGCGACAGCCAGCAATAGTTCTGCGGCGTACTCTCAACGCAATAGGACGCCTGCGAGCACATTTCATGACGAGAGTCCGGCTCATATGGTGTTTCTAGACCCGTACCTCATCGACAAGTACGAAGTCTCGAACAAGAATTACAAAGACTTCATCAAGTTGACGGGGCATTCCGCCCCAGCCTATTGGGATGATCCCCGCCTGAATCGTCCGGAACTGCCCGTGGTCGGAGTCAGCTGGAACGACGCAAGAACCTATTGTGAGTACGTAAGCAAACGACTCCCGACGGAAGCCGAGTGGGAGAAGGCGGCCAGAGGGCCACACGGCAACCTCTATCCCTGGGGGAATGATTTTGATCCGGCCAGGGCCAATTTCGGAAAGACCCACGAGGCAACCATGCCGGTGGACTCGTATCCTGACGGGGTCAGTTTTTATGGTCTCCACCACATGGCAGGGAACGTATTCGAATGGGTCTCAGATTGGTACGATCCTCGTTTCTACAGCCGGTTGGAACCGATGGTGAACCCCACGGGGCCACCGAAACCTGTATGGATCGGAGGCACGGGAACCTATGTGGATTTTCTGACGCTGGATGAAAAGCGGGTAATCCGTGGCGGCTCGTGGATCGCCCCTGAAGCTACACTGAGAGCCACCCATCGATTCTGGAATCATCCAAGCAACAACAGCTACGGCGTCGGTCTTGGATTTCGTTGTGCCAAGAGTGCTCCGTCTGAAATCGAACTTCAAATCAGACAGGCTCATACCACGGCCCTTATGGAAATGGGGCGGGAACACTTTGTCGAAGCTCAGGAGGCGGTAGCCCGAGGATTATCGATTGATCCGAAACATGCTGAATTGCAGGAGCTACGATTGATGATTGAGCGGGCGAAGAAACCTTGA
- a CDS encoding formylglycine-generating enzyme family protein, whose amino-acid sequence MKTALWNRRTQLAPMTISMVALVAITPWFSTEAMSAPKEVDPVAMIAISAGEFLMGSPEGQGRADEHPQRAVYLDAFGIDQVEVTNERYMAFVKSTGHRTPPNPYGTGPLTLLTGIEHLPVVQTTWYDAKAYCTWAKKRLPTEAEWEKAARGTDGRVYPWGNDPPTARHANFDREWDEERTLHAVGSLPDGDSPYGVKDMAGNAREWVADWYDADYYKDAPPRNPLGPDKKGVVRSIRGGSWHSPVSDLTTTARGRGGFALQTHGTGFRCARSLETESQKK is encoded by the coding sequence ATGAAGACCGCGTTGTGGAACCGCCGAACTCAACTAGCACCCATGACCATATCAATGGTTGCCCTTGTGGCCATCACCCCATGGTTCTCTACGGAGGCGATGTCCGCACCGAAAGAAGTCGATCCCGTGGCGATGATCGCCATCTCAGCCGGGGAGTTCTTGATGGGCTCTCCGGAAGGACAGGGCCGGGCCGATGAGCACCCACAACGAGCCGTGTATCTTGATGCGTTTGGCATCGACCAAGTCGAAGTGACGAATGAACGGTATATGGCCTTTGTGAAATCCACCGGCCATCGCACACCTCCGAATCCGTACGGCACCGGCCCCCTTACATTGCTCACCGGCATTGAGCATCTTCCAGTGGTGCAGACGACCTGGTACGACGCCAAGGCCTACTGCACATGGGCGAAGAAGCGATTGCCGACCGAGGCGGAATGGGAAAAGGCGGCACGGGGGACTGATGGGCGAGTATATCCTTGGGGGAATGACCCTCCCACGGCGAGGCATGCAAACTTTGATCGAGAATGGGACGAGGAGCGCACGCTGCACGCCGTCGGTTCACTGCCTGACGGGGATTCTCCGTATGGCGTGAAGGATATGGCCGGCAATGCCCGAGAGTGGGTGGCGGACTGGTATGACGCGGACTACTACAAGGACGCGCCACCACGCAATCCGCTGGGGCCGGACAAGAAAGGTGTGGTGCGGTCCATTCGTGGCGGGTCCTGGCACAGTCCGGTCTCCGATCTGACGACCACCGCTCGTGGGCGGGGTGGATTTGCGCTCCAGACCCATGGCACCGGATTTCGCTGCGCCCGTAGCCTCGAGACAGAAAGTCAGAAGAAGTAG
- a CDS encoding SUMF1/EgtB/PvdO family nonheme iron enzyme: MNRSTIGPLFLVIVLSLTLAEPSAQSEQLMPLDPVPPDYADKRMPTGWWTDLKIIKEGKDIYFGDVHPLVACNSCHGQDGRPVNSGGGLRDQKHTSRFSDSYWYWRVAEGIPKTPMVPWKALLSEDQIWKVIAFVHTFSHKGKPSQHTEFKAESRPKKVTIKDPAPMVLVPAGEFLMGSNEGNVDEKPAHQVYLDAYYIDKHEVTIGQYGEFLDVNSFDPPPLWTTMAQPSYENRPVVNVDWKDASNYCKWAGKRLPTEAEWEKAARGTDGRLYPWGNDPPSPARANFGKERDKWNNHEALVPVGQMKEGKSPYGVYDLAGNVWEWVNDWYDPDYYAASPSRNPQGPANGKFKVIRGGSWDLAPERLRSVQRDLNIPTTTDYDSPAYRNFNSGFRCARNP; this comes from the coding sequence ATGAACAGAAGCACAATTGGGCCACTCTTCCTGGTGATCGTATTGAGCCTCACGCTCGCTGAGCCATCGGCCCAGTCGGAGCAACTCATGCCGCTGGATCCGGTTCCTCCCGACTATGCAGACAAGCGCATGCCCACCGGCTGGTGGACGGATCTCAAAATCATCAAGGAGGGCAAAGATATTTATTTTGGGGATGTCCATCCACTTGTCGCTTGTAATTCGTGCCATGGTCAAGATGGACGCCCCGTCAATAGTGGAGGGGGACTCCGAGACCAGAAACACACCAGCCGTTTTTCAGACAGCTACTGGTATTGGCGAGTGGCGGAGGGGATTCCTAAAACACCTATGGTGCCCTGGAAAGCGCTCCTCTCGGAGGATCAGATCTGGAAAGTGATCGCGTTCGTCCATACCTTTTCGCATAAAGGGAAACCCTCCCAACATACGGAGTTTAAGGCAGAGTCACGACCGAAGAAAGTCACCATCAAGGATCCGGCTCCAATGGTCCTCGTACCGGCTGGGGAATTCCTCATGGGAAGCAATGAAGGCAATGTCGATGAAAAACCGGCGCACCAAGTTTATCTTGATGCCTACTACATCGATAAGCACGAAGTGACGATCGGACAATACGGAGAATTCTTGGACGTGAACAGTTTCGACCCTCCCCCTCTATGGACGACCATGGCCCAGCCGTCTTATGAGAACCGCCCTGTTGTCAATGTCGATTGGAAGGATGCGAGCAACTATTGCAAGTGGGCCGGCAAACGGCTGCCGACGGAAGCGGAATGGGAGAAGGCTGCGCGGGGGACGGACGGGCGGCTCTATCCTTGGGGTAATGATCCACCCAGTCCAGCCCGAGCAAATTTCGGCAAGGAGCGGGACAAGTGGAACAACCATGAGGCGCTCGTGCCGGTGGGGCAAATGAAAGAGGGAAAAAGCCCATACGGGGTCTATGATCTGGCGGGAAATGTTTGGGAATGGGTGAACGACTGGTATGACCCCGACTACTATGCGGCCAGCCCATCGCGAAACCCGCAGGGGCCGGCAAATGGAAAATTTAAGGTCATTCGAGGTGGCTCCTGGGACCTCGCCCCAGAACGGCTGCGCTCAGTACAGAGGGACCTCAACATCCCTACGACCACCGACTATGATTCACCGGCGTACCGCAACTTCAATAGCGGGTTTAGGTGTGCAAGGAATCCCTAA
- a CDS encoding NapC/NirT family cytochrome c produces MAGKLPHYLNLSRGSLLIGALLMAGVIIVVFGGEHALSRTEFCVSCHSQTYPYEELKKSSHYGALGADPGCKDCHVPQGLGNFHLAVWTHVYDGTRAVLAEMKYDYSTIEKFDERRQIMAHYARMSLKNWDSVTCRECHKNTKPPGVSAKATHKKMETEGATCIDCHQNLVHKKVPEMDLNASKAQGVMILRETKDSKEED; encoded by the coding sequence ATGGCAGGCAAATTGCCGCACTATCTCAACCTGTCCAGAGGGTCTCTGCTGATCGGCGCCCTACTTATGGCCGGAGTGATCATTGTGGTCTTCGGCGGGGAACATGCGCTCTCCAGAACCGAGTTTTGTGTCAGCTGCCACTCCCAAACCTATCCTTATGAAGAGCTGAAAAAGTCTTCCCACTATGGCGCACTGGGAGCTGATCCTGGCTGTAAGGACTGCCACGTGCCTCAGGGTTTGGGGAACTTCCACTTGGCTGTGTGGACCCACGTCTATGATGGAACACGGGCTGTGCTCGCAGAGATGAAGTATGACTACTCGACGATCGAGAAATTCGACGAGCGGCGGCAGATCATGGCCCACTATGCGCGCATGTCGCTCAAAAATTGGGACAGCGTCACGTGCCGGGAGTGCCACAAGAATACCAAGCCGCCTGGTGTATCGGCAAAAGCCACCCACAAGAAGATGGAAACAGAGGGTGCCACCTGTATCGATTGCCATCAGAACCTTGTGCATAAAAAGGTGCCGGAGATGGACCTCAACGCCAGTAAAGCGCAGGGCGTCATGATATTGAGAGAAACAAAGGACTCAAAAGAGGAAGACTGA
- the smbP gene encoding small metal-binding protein SmbP, producing MTHQNPRRAAALTGALVMLFTATLPLQPTFGEGGARRDTVRQEQTVKDILKHAMEAVDHGKQGHTEKLVTSAEASLQQAVTGGRDPHVAEAIANLKAAIEQGKAGHPDVATKHAEAAVAHLSQGK from the coding sequence ATGACACACCAGAACCCACGACGAGCTGCGGCGCTGACAGGAGCACTCGTCATGCTCTTTACCGCCACCCTGCCTCTTCAGCCGACCTTCGGCGAAGGGGGCGCACGGCGGGATACCGTACGGCAAGAACAAACCGTCAAAGACATTCTCAAGCATGCGATGGAAGCGGTGGACCATGGCAAGCAGGGGCATACTGAGAAGCTTGTAACTTCTGCGGAGGCCTCGCTGCAGCAGGCGGTGACGGGAGGGCGGGACCCGCATGTGGCAGAAGCGATTGCGAATCTAAAAGCGGCGATTGAGCAGGGTAAGGCTGGTCATCCTGACGTAGCTACAAAACATGCCGAAGCTGCCGTCGCACATCTCTCTCAAGGCAAGTGA
- a CDS encoding thiol-disulfide oxidoreductase DCC family protein: MASYPLTVFFDGACPICDREIALMRRLDRHQRLIFCDFSRPDYDPASIAISPTELGRIIHARWTDGTVITGVDVFRAMWEAVGLGFLAKVTRFSFVEPMVVRAYTWFARNRLRLTGRSYPCAGDACRSERHSP, encoded by the coding sequence ATGGCATCCTACCCACTCACAGTATTTTTCGATGGAGCGTGTCCTATTTGCGATCGAGAAATCGCCCTCATGAGGCGACTAGACAGACACCAGCGGCTGATATTTTGCGACTTCTCCCGGCCGGACTATGATCCAGCATCCATAGCCATATCCCCCACTGAACTTGGGAGAATCATTCATGCCCGTTGGACTGATGGAACCGTCATTACCGGCGTGGATGTTTTCCGCGCCATGTGGGAGGCTGTGGGCCTGGGATTCCTGGCGAAGGTCACTCGTTTTTCTTTCGTCGAACCGATGGTCGTGAGGGCCTACACGTGGTTCGCACGCAACCGCCTGAGGCTCACCGGTCGCTCATACCCCTGTGCTGGAGACGCATGCAGATCAGAGCGGCACAGTCCGTGA
- a CDS encoding MerR family transcriptional regulator, with protein sequence MLRDLVPVWEWRFEILKSTRTTNRYSNYSAEDVALLRFFKQQLNTGASIGERSKLAREELLIPTPGIGGAALA encoded by the coding sequence ATCTTAAGAGATTTAGTTCCAGTATGGGAGTGGCGGTTTGAGATCCTCAAATCAACGAGAACAACCAATCGTTACAGTAATTACTCTGCTGAAGATGTCGCGTTGCTGCGGTTCTTCAAGCAGCAGCTGAATACCGGAGCCTCCATTGGAGAGCGGTCAAAATTGGCTCGAGAGGAGTTGTTAATTCCTACTCCCGGCATAGGTGGGGCAGCTCTGGCATGA